gctaatataatataatatttttgataaattaagtatgcattacattaatttacattattcaaaCTACCAGTTTTCATGAAAAATTATAcgttaaacaaatcaaaattagaCAATGCTATTATTCGTATAAATTTTACAtagtatacttattagttagtaTTAAGTTTAATCAATATCAGTGAACAAAAgtataacttttaaacttaatattgtttaagacatcattttcataatatggTGTAACACAAATTTAAGGaaacaaatttttcaaaatgatttgaTAAAAGATACTTTACAACTTAGATGCAAtgacttaatatattaatatgataacttaataaaccaaaatattaatgtttttataattataaaagaaatgtaataatagtaataaatataataataaaaaacatttcaattaaGCTGGATTCTGTTAAATCTATTAAGTTTAagcattatacaaaaaataattataaattcaaatgctCAATTAAAATAAGAGTATTctaacaaaattaaacattgtCATAAACGAAAagcaagtatttaaataaaataatattttattttaaacctaacactttattaaaaactagtaatgagaaaaataataaaaattacacataCCTACAATACATAAAGAAGTGGGgcatttctttataaaaaaaatgcagtgctacttttatacaaataaaactcgCGAGAGACAAACTACCAACACTTCTATGATAGACTAGAAAATGAAAACATCTTTGTGGAGATACTGTTTAAAATTAGCAgaaaataatgaacattatataatttgtgaACCAAAACTATTAGCGGCAGTCCCAAACTTTTATAGTCTTGTCTACACTACCTGTTATTACAAATGGCTGTGATCTATGgaaatctagaaaaaaaaaataagaagtaATTGTGAGAAAAAGCAATTTTGATTAGATAACTTACCAACTGTAGTACAAAAATGTCCATGAGCCAACAGTGTTTTCATATTACGTTTATTTGCCAAATCCCAAATTCGAAGTGTTTTATCATCGCTTGctgatataacatatttaccACCGGGATGAAAAACTAAACCACGTACCCAATTATCATGTCCAATCATAGTAAATAAACATGAGCGTGACGCGACATCCCACATCTAGTCAAAAAACTTaagattaataaatttaatttaatagtacaAGTATGCcagaacattaattatattaaattatacatagtaaaaaTGACAGAATTTATAACCCtgcctaaaaatataaaataattttatgtttggaGAAAACCTTTTAAAAACACAAACTTCAaaggaaatataattaatacaactaGAGGGGAGTGTACTTATTCCacaaatattaactatttctCTAATTCTATAGCAATTAGTATTCACTTATaggttaataacaataatatatgcaatgtttttggcaaaaaattACTTCATTgttctaaaaatgaaatttaaattcaacacaTTCATTACAATGACTAGGAACACTCAAAatctattatatacaatttaatagacctgagaaattaaataagttgtgatgaataacttttgttctgttctattttaaaaaacttgattgtacaaaatatttatctacgTAATTTTTGTTGaactcattattttgaaaaaaatatttagattgaaCAAGTTCCTGTTTAGaaaattgtcataaaatattaaaaaaaaagtttttaatttataatttaaaatgtatttaatgacTAGATCTACCTttacttcataaaaataatgagatttcaaaagtttttacaatcaatattttaccaaaaaccagatttacaaattgactgctttgaatttttcaaaaaatttatatcagatttaaatttttttacaatattaaaattatataaaaaatataactataaatattattagaatttatttcaTTTGACAGGTCTTCCTGTTGCAACCTGTATAGTAGAACTTCTCAGGTTTTTATTTACCAACTTGTGTTAAAGCTCATTAATTCTAATCAGgaaaatagatttattatttttttatggtgattataatacaattttgattgGAATTACACTTTTGATTGAGAGGAGATTTAGACTGAATTAAAACCAAATATGTGTTTTATACCTTAATTGATTTATCTCTTGATCCTGATATTATAAAAGGACCTTcataaccattttttttctgATCTACTCCAGCTCCTTCATTAATAGCTGATGATGATGCAGCTGGTGCCCAAGCTATACATTCAACTACATGTTCATGTCCTCGTAAATCAGCCtattataatgttgaaaaaattgttttattaaattataaataattattcatacaattGTTCAAACATACTTTACACTGGGTTGCAGCAATTATCCAAACTTTAACAGTATGGTCATTAGAACATGAGGCTAAAAATTGACCACATGGGGAAACTTTGACTTTTCGGACCCATTCCCGATGACCAGTGAATGTTTTAACACAGTATCTGGAAaagatataatacaaaaataaaataaaaaaaaaaaaattatttataatcttacCCCGTATTTACGTCccacattttaattgttttatcccTTGAAGAAGAAACTATGAAATCTCCTCCTTTAAGAAAACATACTCCAGATACACTATGTTCATGTCCGTGCATGGAACGGATGCATTCATATGTTTGACTGAAATCCCACAGCTTTATGCTCATATCAGCACTACaggaaactgaaaatatgtgttaattaaaataaaaacacacagatttttttatcattaaataaccTAATAGTTTGCCACTTTCATCAAATGCAATATCTTGAATAGCTTCTGTATGACCTTTTAAAGTTCTCTCATACTCGCCAGTCTCATAATCCCAACTTTTTATAGTTGCGTCTTCACTTGCAGATAcaagaatattaaaaacagGATGAAATATAACTTTGATGACAGTCTCTCTATGACCAGTTAAACAGTGTGTTTCAGGGGCTCTTGGTATCCAATCACTTGGAGAACGCAGTGCTCTTTTTGGAGCTCCagaattaatttctttttcataCTCAGAAAGCTTGGATTCAAGCTCGcttacctaaatattaataaggttgtcacatatttatataagtagtataatgattatttgtaatattattgtactattgttgAGTATTAACCACCTTTTTTTGCAGTCTAATTACAGATGTCCATTTTTTCTCAAGTAAACctccatatttattttctacttcGCCAGGCATATCTGCATCTTTTTTTAATCCTTCCAAGGCATTGTGATAGCTATTGCTACTAAGATAATCGGCAATTgctttatttctaaaaaaaaaataaaattcagtttaaagcaaaatgtattataatttaaaaagagttatTCAGATCtaagataataaataacttCTAAATACCTAATGCTGACTAAAAAAGAAAAGGCGACAACATTATCCAAATGAGAGTATTACAGGCTTATAAGGTTCAACTTCTTAccacacttttataatttagtgTTGTAGTAGATGTATTAACcactttaaaatatgaaataattttttaaacattcaatataggtacctactttcatttttaataattgtttgaaaatattattgtaattaaaattaacgcGCATAaatcttcaatatttttaatgctaTTGCTTAATTATCATAAATTGTTAACATAAAAACTTACAATTCTTCACGTTGTCTTTGTGACAGCACCATTTTCATGACTGTCtaacaatttgatatatttataactatttaaattataatttcctcaatctaaaaaaggaaaatattaattaaattatatgaatagaaaaaaaaacttaaaacaataagttatattatttattatattttttagatatatttgttcaaagttattaatataatattgtaacataaaAAACTATAGTTAACTATTATTGACTATTTTGGCTAAATTTGAAAAGCTATTAATTTCTAaactttgaataaaatatataatattttatctaagtAATTATTAACAGACTATGTATAGGCCACTCTCATGGACATCTTATATGAAAAGAAGAACCTACCTACAATGTGCCAAACCTGCAGAGAACTCCTTCCCTTACAGTCAAACACCTCTTCGTACATTGTCGAACCACATAGAAACCAGAAGTAGCCTAGGAATTCAGAAAACCTTTTCGAAGCTCTGAGACTCATTGAAGACAttagcaaaaaaataattttatttcttgagTATATTAACATGTATAACTCAATTTAGGAAATTCAATGTACTCATTCATATttagctaatattattattgttgtaaccTTAGTTGTTAGAGctgtaccaaaaataaaaataaaaataaaatattttatctatataactttatatttcttttttttttaactgaagaTTCAGAATTTTGAGAGTTACACTAcagagttaaattatatatttgtatacaaacaCATTTAAAAACAGTATCTATACACTCATTAATATAAAACTCTTATATTAATGTAACTTAACACATTGATGGACaggaaaatttattaaaattgtaaaaagcatgcctaaattaaattataatcaatgatcaagtagtatttaggtacattatatagttttaaaggTTATTAGCATTGTTATATTCTGTGTTATTAGTTCTAATACCAATTAaaacatgattattattatgaataatatttgattatttattgctgcctaaagaaaatataattatcaataggtagaaataatgatatatttaacatttgaaaataaaatatctatttataacataattattttaagggAGCGTGGTTCATTTTCGGTTGCAATAATATTACGCCCAATATAATGTtctgatattaattttgaaagaaGATATGAATGTCATTAAATGATCTATGCTTTGACAATTTCATTtatctgatttttattttttttacttagaaatGTACtaacaaaaagagtaaaaattgATCATATTCATaactcaaatttaaatacattgatatagaatatgaaaaatatacgaCAGTTAAAGCATACCAAATTTAGAGAATTCAAATCTgctatcaaaatttaaatcaaaacattcTACTGTGGTAATAATTGAAGTCACTAGcagtattttttgataaaaaatgtttgtaattttataaagtaatatgtgGTAACACGTGCATGCGCATAGGTAAAATTACAACAGACATACATATCCGGTCACTATGATGTCCTTATATAACGTGATCGGTACTACGAATTATAcacactaatgttcatttacttTTAACACATTTATAAGACCCATGTaacttgaaatataaaatgcctagtCTTGACTCCTTAGAATGGATTACGCTCCAGCCccacaaacatttttatcagtGCCCAGTGTCACAGTTTGGGGACCATAAGGTATAGTTTTTCACACAATACCACTACAATAGCAGCAGTGTCCATATTGGTCACTTTTTTGAGTACCAATATAGCAGCACATTATTAAAATGTCCCTAGGCATCACTTATCAATAATACTGTTATTGtctatttaagtaattacttATGACTGATAACTGTTCATCAATGTACTAAGTCACATTGTAGAACAAAgagcatttattaaaattacctatgtcgttgaaaataatgaaactaTTAAAATGGGTGCTAACATACTGAAaagattattattcatattatgtatactagaTTAAGTAAAACAGTAAGTGGAAATATTGTACACAACGATTTTAACTactaactttataaaaattgttagtataaaatacattttttatggaataaaatataatctaaaactaATGAACTTATgtcttattatcatttaatattaataagtaataacatacctGTTCCAGATGGTAAATGACATGTAAGAATATTATACTCCACAacacaataatttcaaatgctTTATAACTTGAGAAAAAACGCTTTATGCAAAATATGTATTcactattttacttttataatttaagtaaaagaATTTCATTTCAACTTTTAAGAAAACGATATTTTTCACCTATACCCATATAATGTTTGTTGTATTTcgtgatataaaacaatatggCGTCACTTTGTGTAGATATGAATAGTGATTTAAGTAGAGAAAATCGAAGTGATAAGCGAATTGATATAAAAtcacaacaattatattataatattggaatattGCCCACCAAGCATGTTCACCcctatttttcatttaataatgaatttattcgaattctgacttttggaatttttaaatacttataatttggtGATCTTACGTACAGAGGTTGATTAatttaagaccatattttcaaattattcagAATTTTTGTACTACTGTGGAGTGTCCGGTGGTGACAAACTTTCGTTTTCCCCATGAGAACTGACACCCCCCCCCAAATTGTCATcgttactgtaaattatttgatggaacattttttaaaaatgttgatgactTGATGTACCTATTTCTTAGTTAAAATTTCGAACGAGTATTTCttctttattaaaatgtttatgataaggatcctttaaaatggttttaaatataaaatagatgtaattactaatttgggTCTTGAGATCTAGTAACAATGTAGAAAAGATCTAGTGTAGTAAGTATTCATATAGgtacttggaccatttttaccATTATTGATAATACCCGTACAATTTAATCACATACGATCaggtcacacactcacacacttCTACCTACTCATGCATACAAACTGAACTTAAACGACATTCCATTCTGCACGTTACATTTAACAGAGTCTTTTTGATTTATACCACATCCCTCTTGACTGTACTTCACTGCACATGAAAGTATGAAACACAAAATTTTGCTGATATCGGGTTCAGAAAATATCGATGTATcgataattcaaaaaaaataatttataaaatttattgttctttttttgtttttcatttgtcATTAATAGAGCTCGGAAGTTGATATATTTtgcattgttttaaaaattgtatccagtctaaatataaatacatatatattttatatagtatatgtattataaaaagtaatttactaggcagtaataaaacaatataaatattaatacataaacatgtacatttttaattgattttttataataactaaaataataaaaagttatacattATCAAGCCAATAACGGTCATCAATGGACCCCAGGAATAACAGCTTAAAAAGTCTTTTTCCCaataatctaaaaacaaaataattaattagtatattacaaaataatatagatttataatatattcaattaaaataaataagttaccTATTTCTTTCTTTGGAAAGAGTAGCTCCAGCTTTGGAGAATAGCCTTTCAGAAGGAACAAATGTCGcaacaatacaaaatactttTTGTGCTTCCATATAAATCAATGGATAAACCGATTTCATGTCTTCCCACACTTCTAATGGATTTTGCTTCAACGGAGTGACTGGTGCTGATAGATAATTAAGTACTAGTAGATCCGATGGTGAATGGGTATTAGTTTTCTTGCTGCTAAATGCTCTTGAACTAGATCGTTTATGTGCTAGCTCTTGGTGGTATTCCCAGAGGTTAAATACTTTGGTACTTTCATTGGTTTCTTCCTCTGAAGAAGCAAGAAGCAGAGGATAATGTCATGCGGTTGTTGAAAACCATTTCCTTTATAGCATTTGCGTCGACAACCTAACTAACCttgaaatacagatttttaaaaCGTGGATCCAACAATGTGGCCAAAGAACATATgttaaacatttcaatattaccaAATCGCCTATTCAATTGGACAATGACAgcaattttataacttttccCTAATTCGCTCTTAGGTAGTTGTGAACTTACACCATTAGTCAAAACAACTAACAATGGGTAAGACCTTACTAATAGTTACATAATTCTCTGCTGACATCTCAGTTGTGACCATTTCCAGAGGACGCAAAACCAATATGATATCGTGTATTTCTTGCAGTTGTCTTGCTGTTATAATTTCTGGACCGTTTGGACGTGTCAGCATTATATCCGCAATAATTTTAGACATATCGATAAATCTTTGAAGCATGTAAAATACACTGTTCCAACGGGTACTCACATCAAGAATCAATTTCTTAACTGCACCTTCTTTTATGCctgaagaacaaaaaaaaacatacattttgaaaaaactatattttgtttagaacaggttttctattataaatttatgtacCTTGATTTATCTGTTTTTTCCTAAGTTCATCACTGCCAGTATAGATAGCCGACTACAGCCAATACAACAGCCATGcaaatttcaatgttttgaGCACAATGTAAAGAATACATgcaaaaacacacattttgaaTAATACTCTATCCCTATTCTTTTGGTACtattgatatttcaatatttattcattattgtaggCATGTAACACATTATTTACAtacttttttagtatattatagtattatactatacactttgataggtataaggtataggttacaatgttatattataaaaggaaaattaatatcaaaatgaaATACCAAATTTTTCTTTGCTCAAACTTTATTGTAAGTTATagtcaacattttatttctatattaattaataattaactcatATGAGTTAATTTGAGAATCCAAGTTCAGTTTAAATAGTGTGAACAAATGGACATAGTAATGGCACAttgattaacaattttattattgtctttaatatgattaattaaataatcattattacagTTTATAGGTGATCTAATATTTCAGAGTAGGTACACAAAAATATCGTGATTTAAATCCAAAAGTACAACATTAAGTTTGGCATAAATGCAGTTTAGCCACAAAAagaattttggattttttttttcaaagtgtgTTTTGCATGCTCAATTTGatggtacttaaaaaaaattcgctcaagtttaatttaattatattcaaaaaactttaaatgcttgatttttggaaaaatcttgtttttgagtttaaaatactaggaattttcattttaaggaattttttcttatgaaatgttgatatttttatgcGAGTTGGTGGAATCAGAATGTACCTATGTAACTTACTTTTTTCGTTACTGTTAATAAACCACGCAACacctacaattaatttttatgtggtttattattaataacataaaaagtaaGTAAGATAGGTAAATTCTGATTCCACCTACAAGTTGAgcatataaatactaatatttctaaaaatcatTTAGGAAAAGTAAACTACATTCATTTCTAAATTCGTAATGCTACAATAATCGGCCTTCCTAGCGCTCCTGGCGGATAATTACTGCATTAAATGCCGTCAAAATACGactaaaaaatatcttaatcgCGATcaaaaatggtataaaaatggTATTCGTATAACGAACGAGTTGATATATATTTGacttaaataattgtatcatagataataaaaaaatggatagcacggtttaagatatacatacatatatctTAAACTGTGATGGATGGACATGCCTTTACcagtttcataatttcatatagggccgtgtgcttttttggggaatagagaacgtaaagagagaaagacaaTATGGGGctttttttaaggttatgtccaaaaactgtttgcaatatttgtcaatttcaaatttgtattttgattgttgtgtcTGATATTGGTATTTGGAATACTCGAATCACTCTAAACTTtgcgtacataattaattttaattagaatatagaatattatagatcgttaatttttactaattaatcattaatgtcatttattatcatatcaatattggCCCCATATTCGgccatataacattaaaaaagtaTCGTTAAATTTCTTTTCTTAAATCTTACATTATCTATGAGTTGTACCAGCAGTAAGTTGTAGACTTGTAGTTGTATGAAAATCACGATTACACACGGACTAAGACATTATTAGTCCGTGCAAGATACTATccgtgattatatttttatttgttatccttatcataatatttaaaatataatatcacagaatTATTCCGTGGTAATATCAcccatatagataatatatctttataatCTATGAATAtcacagaatattatattctgagcTAATATCTTTGCCTAACCCGCTGGAACTAAATAgttgtttaatattgtttgcTGTTGTGTGctgttaatttactattttattcatACGTGTACATGCTACAAACTACAAATGTCGGGCAACGAATTCgctatatttcaaaaaaataatctcAATAATTCTTGTGAATCTACGGATAACACAACAGGTTCTAATTCTGAAAtggcattaataaataatggtattgatgaaactttaaataaacttgttgaaaatgtatttcattttacCATGATACCTCGCTTCGATAAAGAATACGACTCCCCAGTTATTTATTTACCAGATTTATTAGAAGTATTGAAGTCAAATGTCAATAATGGAGAAGAATTAGAATTTCTTGAACAAACAATTTTCGAAAGAACACTATTGGCTGATCCAAAAGCATATTTACTCAAGACCAAACCCAATGTATTAATTACTTCACATACTGAGGAGAAGGAGTGCattgtgtatttatttcaaTGCTTCATTGAATTGACTTTTGCTAAACAAGAAAATCGTTATCCATCAATCGGAGaagatatttattcaaaaatatttggatttttgtgTACGAATGTATCTACAGCACTTAAACAACCTGATTTATATAGTCCTCAAAACATTAATGATcaggtacattttaattatttttataggatTAAGGGCCGTTGTTACAATGTCC
The Metopolophium dirhodum isolate CAU chromosome 7, ASM1992520v1, whole genome shotgun sequence DNA segment above includes these coding regions:
- the LOC132948505 gene encoding lissencephaly-1 homolog isoform X1, yielding MKMVLSQRQREELNKAIADYLSSNSYHNALEGLKKDADMPGEVENKYGGLLEKKWTSVIRLQKKVSELESKLSEYEKEINSGAPKRALRSPSDWIPRAPETHCLTGHRETVIKVIFHPVFNILVSASEDATIKSWDYETGEYERTLKGHTEAIQDIAFDESGKLLVSCSADMSIKLWDFSQTYECIRSMHGHEHSVSGVCFLKGGDFIVSSSRDKTIKMWDVNTGYCVKTFTGHREWVRKVKVSPCGQFLASCSNDHTVKVWIIAATQCKADLRGHEHVVECIAWAPAASSSAINEGAGVDQKKNGYEGPFIISGSRDKSIKMWDVASRSCLFTMIGHDNWVRGLVFHPGGKYVISASDDKTLRIWDLANKRNMKTLLAHGHFCTTVDFHRSQPFVITGSVDKTIKVWDCR
- the LOC132948505 gene encoding lissencephaly-1 homolog isoform X2; this translates as MSFTIWNRNKAIADYLSSNSYHNALEGLKKDADMPGEVENKYGGLLEKKWTSVIRLQKKVSELESKLSEYEKEINSGAPKRALRSPSDWIPRAPETHCLTGHRETVIKVIFHPVFNILVSASEDATIKSWDYETGEYERTLKGHTEAIQDIAFDESGKLLVSCSADMSIKLWDFSQTYECIRSMHGHEHSVSGVCFLKGGDFIVSSSRDKTIKMWDVNTGYCVKTFTGHREWVRKVKVSPCGQFLASCSNDHTVKVWIIAATQCKADLRGHEHVVECIAWAPAASSSAINEGAGVDQKKNGYEGPFIISGSRDKSIKMWDVASRSCLFTMIGHDNWVRGLVFHPGGKYVISASDDKTLRIWDLANKRNMKTLLAHGHFCTTVDFHRSQPFVITGSVDKTIKVWDCR